Proteins encoded together in one Cicer arietinum cultivar CDC Frontier isolate Library 1 chromosome 4, Cicar.CDCFrontier_v2.0, whole genome shotgun sequence window:
- the LOC101515426 gene encoding uncharacterized protein isoform X1, with translation MRKRHEAASVASKGSSSSVASEKYSNDAEIRPDVGVGNIKRSSFAWLALFFIIAYSCSSIYQYQFQSMPVPLSAEQAGKRGFSEIEAFNHVKALTEVGPHPVGSEALNEALQYVLTACETIKKIAHWEVDVEVDIFHVESGANRLDSGLFAGRSLVYSDLNHVVVRISPKYMSEAREKSILVSSHIDTVFSTEGAGDCSSCVGVMLELARGISQWAHGLKKGVIFLFNTGEEEGLNGAHSFITQHPWSKTVQMAIDLEAMGIGGKSSIFQAGPHPWAIENYASVAKYPSGQIVAQDLFSSGVIKSATDFQVYKDVAGLSGLDFAYVDNTAVYHTKNDKLELLTKGSLQHLGENMLAFLLHIGASSHFPEGSSTESKEDISNNKAIYFDILGTYMVVYRQKFANLLHNSVIMQSLLIWATSLFMGGIPAAASLALSCLGVLLMWLFALGFSLLVAFLIPMISSSPVPYVASPWLVVGLFGAPAILGALTGQHLGYLLFKKYLLNLHSKRRQIPPIIQADLVKLEAERWLYKAGSFQWLILLILGNYFKIGSSYLALVWLVSPAFAFGFFEATLSPARLPKPLKLATLVLGLATPILFSAGIFIRLAATIIGGMVRLDRNPGGTPEWLGNFVIAAYIAALLSLTLVYLLSYVHLSGVKGTITLATLVLFGLSLAVVSFGVVPPFSEDTARAVNVVHVVDATGGLDEIHTPESYVSLFSTTPGNLNKEVEHINESFICGKNKTVDFVTFSVKYGCRTYNDATSGWSEDDIPTMHVGSDAKENKRITQVSINTKDSVRWVLAINTDEIEDFKLNDARSSEELISVDRKSSVDGWHIIQFSGGKNAPRLFDLTLYWRSGSTPSIDGYLLKLRTDVDILTPITERILQKLPYWCSLFGKSTSPHTLAFLRNLAVNF, from the exons ATGCGAAAGAGGCACGAAGCTGCTTCAGTAGCATCGAAAGGGTCAAGCAGCAGTGTTGCAAGTGAAAAGTATAGCAATGATGCTGAAATTCGCCCCGATGTTGGTGTTGGAAACATCAAGAGGTCATCATTTGCGTGGCTGGCATTGTTCTTTATCATCGCTTATTCCTGTTCATCCATTTATCAATACCAGTTTCAGAGCATGCCTGTGCCTCTTTCTGCAGAACAGGCTGGAAAGAGGGGTTTCTCTGAGATTGAAGCATTCAATCATGTTAAGGCCTTGACTGAGGTGGGCCCTCATCCTGTTGGTTCTGAAGCTCTGAATGAAGCCCTGCAG TATGTTTTGACAGCTTGCGAAACTATTAAGAAAATAGCTCACTGGGAGGTTGATGTTGAAGTGGATATTTTTCATGTAGAATCTGGTGCAAATCGACTGGATAGTGGCTTATTTGCGGGGAGATCACTTGTTTATTCAGATCTGAATCATGTCGTAGTAAGAATCTCGCCAAAATATATGTCCGAAGCTAGAGAAAAATCCATTCTCGTCTCATCTCATATTGATACTGTTTTTTCAAC CGAAGGGGCTGGAGATTGCAGTTCATGTGTAGGTGTTATGCTGGAACTTGCTCGTGGAATTTCCCAGTGGGCTCATGGATTGAAGAAAGGTGTTATATTCTTATTTAATACCGGTGAAGAGGAGGGTCTTAATGGTGCGCATAGCTTCATAACTCAG cACCCTTGGAGTAAAACTGTTCAAATGGCTATTGATCTAGAGGCCATGGGCATTGGAGGGAAGTCTAGTATTTTTCAG GCTGGTCCTCATCCATGGGCTATTGAGAACTATGCTTCAGTAGCAAAGTACCCCTCTGGTCAAATTGTTGCACAG GATCTTTTTTCTTCGGGGGTTATAAAATCTGCAACAGATTTCCAAGTGTATAAAGATGTTGCTGGCCTTTCTGGGCTTGATTTTGCATATGTAGATAATACTGCTGTATATCATACCAAG AATGACAAATTAGAGCTTTTAACAAAAGGCTCTCTTCAACATCTGGGAGAGAATATGCTTGCTTTCCTGCTGCATATTGGTGCATCTTCTCATTTTCCAGAAGGCAGTTCAACAGAGTCAAAGGAAGATATCAGCAATAACAAAGCCATATATTTTGACATTTTG GGAACTTATATGGTTGTATACCGTCAAAAGTTCGCTAATTTGCTCCACAATTCAGTGATAATGCAGTCACTTCTAATATGGGCTACATCATTGTTTATGGGCGGTATACCAGCTGCAGCTTCATTGGCCTTGTCATGTTTGGGTGTTCTCCTCATGTGGCTGTTTGCCTTAGGTTTCTCCCTTCTTGTTGCCTTTCTGATACCTATGATATCATCATCACCAGTGCCCTATGTTGCCAGCCCGTGGTTGGTGGTTGGATTATTTGGCGCACCGGCTATTCTGGGAGCATTGACTGGTCAACATTTGGGTTAtcttctatttaaaaaatatctcttGAATCTACATTCTAAGAGAAGGCAAATTCCCCCCATTATTCAGGCTGATCTTGTCAAACTGGAGGCTGAAAGATGGCTCTATAAAGCCGGATCCTTTCAGTGGCTTATCCTTCTCATTTTGGggaactattttaaaattgggTCTTCTTACTTGGCTCTTGTTTGGTTAGTTTCTCCGGCGTTTGCAT TTGGATTTTTTGAAGCAACACTATCCCCAGCCAGGTTACCTAAGCCACTCAAACTGGCAACCCTAGTTCTCGGGTTAGCTACCCCAATTTTATTTTCTGCTGGAATTTTTATCCGGCTTGCTGCTACAATCATTGGGGGGATGGTTCGACTTGATAG GAATCCTGGGGGCACTCCTGAATGGTTGGGAAATTTTGTGATTGCTGCATATATTGCTGCTCTCTTGTCTTTGACCTTGGTGTATCTTCTTTCATATGTCCATCTTTCAG GTGTAAAAGGGACAATCACCCTAGCTACTTTGGTGCTGTTTGGCTTATCACTTGCAGTTGTATCATTCGGTGTTGTTCCGCCATTTTCTGAAGACACTGCCAGAGCTGTAAAT GTTGTACATGTCGTGGATGCAACGGGAGGACTTGATGAAATACATACTCCTGAATCATATGTATCTTTATTTTCTACTACTCCTGGAAATTTGAATAAGGAGGTAGAACATATTAATGAAAGTTTTATATGTGGTAAAAACAAAACTGTTGATTTTGTAACCTTCTCCGTAAAATATGGTTGTCGGACATATAATGATGCTACAAGTGGTTGGAGTGAGGATGATATTCCTACAATGCACGTCGGAAGTGATGCTaaggaaaataaaagaattacacAAGTTTCAATCAACACAAAAGATTCTGTTCGTTGGGTTCTTGCGATCAATACAGACGAAATAGAAGATTTCAAGCTTAACG ATGCAAGAAGTTCTGAAGAATTAATATCAGTTGACAGAAAGAGCAGTGTCGACGGTTGGCACATAATTCAGTTTTCCGGAGGAAAGAATGCGCCGAGATTGTTTGACCTGACACTTTACTGGAGGTCAGGTTCTACACCAAGCATTGATGGTTATCTCTTGAAACTTCGGACTGACGTGGACATATTAACACCGATAACTGAACGAATTCTCCAGAAGCTTCCTTATTGGTGTTCTTTGTTTGGCAAGTCTACCTCTCCACATACCTTGGCCTTTTTAAGAAACCTTGCTGTTAATTTTTAA
- the LOC101514892 gene encoding GCN5-related N-acetyltransferase 4, chloroplastic — MRSIPLGTSVSPKPINTSKISSFNINFKKSNILPSWVSPSSHEFSIISLSQSGLCRASQVVDLFQTVSPEITVREARLEDCWEVAETHCSSFFPEYSFPLDFVLRMDRLVAMLAGFSLPNGCKRTCLVAVIGNSLDQTFLFGSEDFKIGGFDGKLSLNKGYVAGILTVDTVADFLPRKGPLRQRRTGIAYISNVAVREKFRQKGIAKQLVAKAESQARSWGCRAIALHCDLRNPAATKLYQGQGFKSIKVPEGANWPQPKTSPDVMFNFMMKLLNKSAVCKTN; from the exons ATGCGGTCAATTCCTCTTGGAACCTCAGTATCTCCAAAACCTATAAACACCTCAAAAATTTCATctttcaatattaattttaagaaatcaaatattttaccATCTTGGGTTTCACCTTCATCTCATGAATTCTCTATTATTTCTCTCTCACAATCAG GGTTATGCAGAGCCAGTCAAGTTGTTGATTTGTTCCAAACTGTGTCTCCTGAAATTACTGTCAGAGAGGCAAGATTAGAGGACTGTTGGGAAGTGGCAGAGACTCATTGCAGCTCTTTCTTTCCCGAATATTCCTTTCCATTAGATTTTGTGTTGAGAATGGATAGATTGGTGGCTATGTTAGCAGGATTCTCTTTACCAAATGGTTGCAAACGAACCTGTTTGGTTGCTGTTATTGGCAATTCccttgatcaaactttcttattTGGAAGTGAAGATTTTAAAATTGGGGGTTTTGATGGGAAATTAAGCCTCAACAAGGGATATGTGGCTGGCATATTAACAGTAGATACAGTTGCAGattttctacctagaaaggggCCGTTGCGACAGAGAAG GACTGGAATTGCATACATATCAAATGTGGCAGTCAGAGAAAAATTTAGACAGAAAGGAATAGCCAAACAATTGGTGGCTAAGGCAGAATCACAAGCCAGAAGTTGGGGATGTCGTGCCATCGCGTTACACTGCGATTTACGAAATCCCGCAGCGACTAAGTTATACCAAGGCCAAGGTTTCAAATCTATAAAGGTTCCAGAAGGAGCTAACTGGCCTCAACCAAAGACCTCaccagatgttatgttcaactTCATGATGAAGCTTCTCAATAAATCAGCAGTTTGTAAAACTAATTAG
- the LOC101514255 gene encoding uncharacterized protein isoform X2, with translation MAASASSTVVPFLEKTYFLRLQNGSDIRGVAVDGVEGEGVNLTEPVAEAIGAAFAAWLADKKQADASRHLRVSIGHDSRISAKLLQNAISRGLAGAGLEVVLYGLASTPAMFNSTLTKDEAFLCPVDGSIMITASHLPFNRNGFKFFTNAGGLGKADIKDILERAANIYNQFTAESLTNSERKDSLSIKTVDYMSVYTSDLVKAVRKAAGNIEKPLEGFHIVVDAGNGAGGFFAAKVLEPLGAITSGSQFLEPDGLFPNHIPNPEDKTAMKAITKAVLDNKADLGIIFDTDVDRSAAVDSTGREFNRNRLIALMAAIVLEEHPGTTIVTDSVTSDGLTTFIEKKLGGKHHRFKRGYKNVIDEAVRLNSIGEESHLAIETSGHGALKENNWLDDGAYLMVKILNKLASARASGVGGGSNVLTGLIDGLQEPAFSAELRLKIDQNHSDLKGGSFREYGENVLKHLENSIGSDPNLQKAPVNYEGVRVSGYGGWFLLRLSLHDPVLPLNIEAPNNEDALKLGLTVLAAVKEFAGLDTSALNKFVES, from the exons ATGGCAG CTTCTGCATCTTCTACTGTAGTGCCATTTCTAGAGAAGACTTACTTTTTAAGGCTTCAAAATGGCAG tgACATACGTGGTGTGGCTGTTGATGGTGTTGAGGGAGAGGGAGTTAACCTCACCGAGCCTGTTGCTGAAGCAATAGGAGCTGCTTTCGCTGCATGGTTAGCGGATAAAAAGCAAGCAGATGCTTCTCGGCATTTGAGAGTTTCTATTGGCCATGATTCCCGGATATCAGCTAAATTACTACAG AATGCGATTTCTCGAGGTCTTGCTGGTGCTGGCCTAGAAGTTGTCCTATATGG ATTAGCATCAACACCAGCCATGTTTAATAGCACACTCACAAAGGATGAAGCATTTTTGTGTCCTGTTGATGGGTCTATAATGATAACAG CCAGTCATCTGCCTTTCAACAGGAATGGATTCAAATTTTTCACAAATGCCGGCGGTCTTGGGAAGGCTGACATCAAAGATATCTTAGAGCGAGCTGCAAACATATACAATCAATTTACAGCAGAAAGTTTGACGAATTCTGAGAGAAAGGATTCATTATCGATTAAGACAGTCGATTACATGTCTGTGTATACATCTGATCTAGTAAAAGCAGTTCGCAAAGCAGCTGGTAACATAG AGAAACCATTGGAGGGTTTCCATATAGTTGTTGATGCAGGCAATGGAGCAGGTGGATTTTTTGCA GCAAAGGTGCTGGAACCTCTTGGCGCAATAACTTCTGGCAGTCAATTTTTGGAGCCTGATG GCTTGTTTCCAAACCATATCCCCAATCCCGAGGACAAAACAGCAATGAAAGCTATAACCAAGGCAGTCCTTGATAACAAAGCTGATCTTGGAATTATCTTTGACACTGACGTGGATAG ATCTGCTGCTGTGGATTCCACTGGACGTGAATTCAACCGGAATCGTTTAATTGCCTTAATGGCAGCTATCGTTCTTGAGGAA CATCCAGGAACAACTATTGTCACAGACAGTGTGACTTCTGATGGCCTTACCACATTTATTGAAAAGAAACTTG GTGGAAAACACCATCGGTTCAAAAGAGGCTACAAAAATGTGATTGATGAAGCTGTCCGTTTG AACTCTATCGGTGAGGAGTCACATCTGGCAATTGAAACCAGTGGACATGGAGCTCTTAAAGAGAATAATTGGCTTGATGACGGTGCATACCTAATG GTCAAGATCTTAAATAAACTTGCTTCTGCTAGAGCTTCGGGCGTGGGTGGTGGAAGCAATGTTTTGACTGGTCTAATAGACGGACTCCAGGAACCAGCTTTTTCTGCAGAACTCAGATTAAAGATAGACCAAAACCATTCAGATCTTAAAGGAGG ATCTTTCCGGGAATATGGAGAAAATGTGCTGAAACATTTGGAAAACTCTATTGGCTCTGATCCAAACCTGCAAAAGGCTCCTGTAAACTACGAGGGG GTCAGAGTTTCTGGCTATGGTGGTTGGTTCCTTCTTAGACTATCGCTCCATGATCCTGTACTTCCCCTTAACATTGAG GCACCTAATAATGAAGATGCTTTGAAGCTTGGACTTACTGTGCTTGCAGCTGTAAAGGAGTTTGCAGGTTTAGACACATCAGCGTTGAACAAATTTGTAGAATCATAA
- the LOC101514255 gene encoding uncharacterized protein isoform X1, translating to MAVTSGKIVQNVFVSHCCQQNRQSSRRDYCAPYTRNLLPSTPGKLTWTAISSMQLRTLSIPQNDFTNRRNILCNASASSTVVPFLEKTYFLRLQNGSDIRGVAVDGVEGEGVNLTEPVAEAIGAAFAAWLADKKQADASRHLRVSIGHDSRISAKLLQNAISRGLAGAGLEVVLYGLASTPAMFNSTLTKDEAFLCPVDGSIMITASHLPFNRNGFKFFTNAGGLGKADIKDILERAANIYNQFTAESLTNSERKDSLSIKTVDYMSVYTSDLVKAVRKAAGNIEKPLEGFHIVVDAGNGAGGFFAAKVLEPLGAITSGSQFLEPDGLFPNHIPNPEDKTAMKAITKAVLDNKADLGIIFDTDVDRSAAVDSTGREFNRNRLIALMAAIVLEEHPGTTIVTDSVTSDGLTTFIEKKLGGKHHRFKRGYKNVIDEAVRLNSIGEESHLAIETSGHGALKENNWLDDGAYLMVKILNKLASARASGVGGGSNVLTGLIDGLQEPAFSAELRLKIDQNHSDLKGGSFREYGENVLKHLENSIGSDPNLQKAPVNYEGVRVSGYGGWFLLRLSLHDPVLPLNIEAPNNEDALKLGLTVLAAVKEFAGLDTSALNKFVES from the exons ATGGCAG TAACATCAGGGAAGATTGTCCAAAATGTTTTTGTGTCACACTGCTGCCAACAGAATAGACAGTCTAGTCGAAGGGACTATTGTGCCCCTTATACGCGCAACTTGCTTCCCTCTACTCCAGGGAAGTTGACATGGACTGCCATCTCTTCCATGCAATTGCGCACGTTATCGATACCTCAGAACGATTTTACTAACCGGAGAAATATTCTCTGCAATG CTTCTGCATCTTCTACTGTAGTGCCATTTCTAGAGAAGACTTACTTTTTAAGGCTTCAAAATGGCAG tgACATACGTGGTGTGGCTGTTGATGGTGTTGAGGGAGAGGGAGTTAACCTCACCGAGCCTGTTGCTGAAGCAATAGGAGCTGCTTTCGCTGCATGGTTAGCGGATAAAAAGCAAGCAGATGCTTCTCGGCATTTGAGAGTTTCTATTGGCCATGATTCCCGGATATCAGCTAAATTACTACAG AATGCGATTTCTCGAGGTCTTGCTGGTGCTGGCCTAGAAGTTGTCCTATATGG ATTAGCATCAACACCAGCCATGTTTAATAGCACACTCACAAAGGATGAAGCATTTTTGTGTCCTGTTGATGGGTCTATAATGATAACAG CCAGTCATCTGCCTTTCAACAGGAATGGATTCAAATTTTTCACAAATGCCGGCGGTCTTGGGAAGGCTGACATCAAAGATATCTTAGAGCGAGCTGCAAACATATACAATCAATTTACAGCAGAAAGTTTGACGAATTCTGAGAGAAAGGATTCATTATCGATTAAGACAGTCGATTACATGTCTGTGTATACATCTGATCTAGTAAAAGCAGTTCGCAAAGCAGCTGGTAACATAG AGAAACCATTGGAGGGTTTCCATATAGTTGTTGATGCAGGCAATGGAGCAGGTGGATTTTTTGCA GCAAAGGTGCTGGAACCTCTTGGCGCAATAACTTCTGGCAGTCAATTTTTGGAGCCTGATG GCTTGTTTCCAAACCATATCCCCAATCCCGAGGACAAAACAGCAATGAAAGCTATAACCAAGGCAGTCCTTGATAACAAAGCTGATCTTGGAATTATCTTTGACACTGACGTGGATAG ATCTGCTGCTGTGGATTCCACTGGACGTGAATTCAACCGGAATCGTTTAATTGCCTTAATGGCAGCTATCGTTCTTGAGGAA CATCCAGGAACAACTATTGTCACAGACAGTGTGACTTCTGATGGCCTTACCACATTTATTGAAAAGAAACTTG GTGGAAAACACCATCGGTTCAAAAGAGGCTACAAAAATGTGATTGATGAAGCTGTCCGTTTG AACTCTATCGGTGAGGAGTCACATCTGGCAATTGAAACCAGTGGACATGGAGCTCTTAAAGAGAATAATTGGCTTGATGACGGTGCATACCTAATG GTCAAGATCTTAAATAAACTTGCTTCTGCTAGAGCTTCGGGCGTGGGTGGTGGAAGCAATGTTTTGACTGGTCTAATAGACGGACTCCAGGAACCAGCTTTTTCTGCAGAACTCAGATTAAAGATAGACCAAAACCATTCAGATCTTAAAGGAGG ATCTTTCCGGGAATATGGAGAAAATGTGCTGAAACATTTGGAAAACTCTATTGGCTCTGATCCAAACCTGCAAAAGGCTCCTGTAAACTACGAGGGG GTCAGAGTTTCTGGCTATGGTGGTTGGTTCCTTCTTAGACTATCGCTCCATGATCCTGTACTTCCCCTTAACATTGAG GCACCTAATAATGAAGATGCTTTGAAGCTTGGACTTACTGTGCTTGCAGCTGTAAAGGAGTTTGCAGGTTTAGACACATCAGCGTTGAACAAATTTGTAGAATCATAA
- the LOC101515426 gene encoding uncharacterized protein isoform X2: MSEAREKSILVSSHIDTVFSTEGAGDCSSCVGVMLELARGISQWAHGLKKGVIFLFNTGEEEGLNGAHSFITQHPWSKTVQMAIDLEAMGIGGKSSIFQAGPHPWAIENYASVAKYPSGQIVAQDLFSSGVIKSATDFQVYKDVAGLSGLDFAYVDNTAVYHTKNDKLELLTKGSLQHLGENMLAFLLHIGASSHFPEGSSTESKEDISNNKAIYFDILGTYMVVYRQKFANLLHNSVIMQSLLIWATSLFMGGIPAAASLALSCLGVLLMWLFALGFSLLVAFLIPMISSSPVPYVASPWLVVGLFGAPAILGALTGQHLGYLLFKKYLLNLHSKRRQIPPIIQADLVKLEAERWLYKAGSFQWLILLILGNYFKIGSSYLALVWLVSPAFAFGFFEATLSPARLPKPLKLATLVLGLATPILFSAGIFIRLAATIIGGMVRLDRNPGGTPEWLGNFVIAAYIAALLSLTLVYLLSYVHLSGVKGTITLATLVLFGLSLAVVSFGVVPPFSEDTARAVNVVHVVDATGGLDEIHTPESYVSLFSTTPGNLNKEVEHINESFICGKNKTVDFVTFSVKYGCRTYNDATSGWSEDDIPTMHVGSDAKENKRITQVSINTKDSVRWVLAINTDEIEDFKLNDARSSEELISVDRKSSVDGWHIIQFSGGKNAPRLFDLTLYWRSGSTPSIDGYLLKLRTDVDILTPITERILQKLPYWCSLFGKSTSPHTLAFLRNLAVNF, encoded by the exons ATGTCCGAAGCTAGAGAAAAATCCATTCTCGTCTCATCTCATATTGATACTGTTTTTTCAAC CGAAGGGGCTGGAGATTGCAGTTCATGTGTAGGTGTTATGCTGGAACTTGCTCGTGGAATTTCCCAGTGGGCTCATGGATTGAAGAAAGGTGTTATATTCTTATTTAATACCGGTGAAGAGGAGGGTCTTAATGGTGCGCATAGCTTCATAACTCAG cACCCTTGGAGTAAAACTGTTCAAATGGCTATTGATCTAGAGGCCATGGGCATTGGAGGGAAGTCTAGTATTTTTCAG GCTGGTCCTCATCCATGGGCTATTGAGAACTATGCTTCAGTAGCAAAGTACCCCTCTGGTCAAATTGTTGCACAG GATCTTTTTTCTTCGGGGGTTATAAAATCTGCAACAGATTTCCAAGTGTATAAAGATGTTGCTGGCCTTTCTGGGCTTGATTTTGCATATGTAGATAATACTGCTGTATATCATACCAAG AATGACAAATTAGAGCTTTTAACAAAAGGCTCTCTTCAACATCTGGGAGAGAATATGCTTGCTTTCCTGCTGCATATTGGTGCATCTTCTCATTTTCCAGAAGGCAGTTCAACAGAGTCAAAGGAAGATATCAGCAATAACAAAGCCATATATTTTGACATTTTG GGAACTTATATGGTTGTATACCGTCAAAAGTTCGCTAATTTGCTCCACAATTCAGTGATAATGCAGTCACTTCTAATATGGGCTACATCATTGTTTATGGGCGGTATACCAGCTGCAGCTTCATTGGCCTTGTCATGTTTGGGTGTTCTCCTCATGTGGCTGTTTGCCTTAGGTTTCTCCCTTCTTGTTGCCTTTCTGATACCTATGATATCATCATCACCAGTGCCCTATGTTGCCAGCCCGTGGTTGGTGGTTGGATTATTTGGCGCACCGGCTATTCTGGGAGCATTGACTGGTCAACATTTGGGTTAtcttctatttaaaaaatatctcttGAATCTACATTCTAAGAGAAGGCAAATTCCCCCCATTATTCAGGCTGATCTTGTCAAACTGGAGGCTGAAAGATGGCTCTATAAAGCCGGATCCTTTCAGTGGCTTATCCTTCTCATTTTGGggaactattttaaaattgggTCTTCTTACTTGGCTCTTGTTTGGTTAGTTTCTCCGGCGTTTGCAT TTGGATTTTTTGAAGCAACACTATCCCCAGCCAGGTTACCTAAGCCACTCAAACTGGCAACCCTAGTTCTCGGGTTAGCTACCCCAATTTTATTTTCTGCTGGAATTTTTATCCGGCTTGCTGCTACAATCATTGGGGGGATGGTTCGACTTGATAG GAATCCTGGGGGCACTCCTGAATGGTTGGGAAATTTTGTGATTGCTGCATATATTGCTGCTCTCTTGTCTTTGACCTTGGTGTATCTTCTTTCATATGTCCATCTTTCAG GTGTAAAAGGGACAATCACCCTAGCTACTTTGGTGCTGTTTGGCTTATCACTTGCAGTTGTATCATTCGGTGTTGTTCCGCCATTTTCTGAAGACACTGCCAGAGCTGTAAAT GTTGTACATGTCGTGGATGCAACGGGAGGACTTGATGAAATACATACTCCTGAATCATATGTATCTTTATTTTCTACTACTCCTGGAAATTTGAATAAGGAGGTAGAACATATTAATGAAAGTTTTATATGTGGTAAAAACAAAACTGTTGATTTTGTAACCTTCTCCGTAAAATATGGTTGTCGGACATATAATGATGCTACAAGTGGTTGGAGTGAGGATGATATTCCTACAATGCACGTCGGAAGTGATGCTaaggaaaataaaagaattacacAAGTTTCAATCAACACAAAAGATTCTGTTCGTTGGGTTCTTGCGATCAATACAGACGAAATAGAAGATTTCAAGCTTAACG ATGCAAGAAGTTCTGAAGAATTAATATCAGTTGACAGAAAGAGCAGTGTCGACGGTTGGCACATAATTCAGTTTTCCGGAGGAAAGAATGCGCCGAGATTGTTTGACCTGACACTTTACTGGAGGTCAGGTTCTACACCAAGCATTGATGGTTATCTCTTGAAACTTCGGACTGACGTGGACATATTAACACCGATAACTGAACGAATTCTCCAGAAGCTTCCTTATTGGTGTTCTTTGTTTGGCAAGTCTACCTCTCCACATACCTTGGCCTTTTTAAGAAACCTTGCTGTTAATTTTTAA